GACCACACTAACaacacaatcaacaacaaaaatCACATCCATTTGACTTGACTTGTTGGATGTGCAAGTTCAAGCCTTATTTAACAAAGCACACACAATCATAAACAAACACAAGCCCTGGACTAACTAGTTCtgagaaatttgaaataaagtgGAAACTAAAGTAAATGGCTCTCCAAGTATAGCAGAAACGACCAACTTGAGAAATGTGATCAACAATTTGATACCCTTCATTGCATTCGAGCTTTGTCCCTCACTTGGGCGAACCACTTGGTTTGGAGCAAGATTTTGCAGTGCAAGGATTTTATTTTCCTCAATAGCGAGAACATCAAGTTGAAAATAACCCCTTTTCCAATTGTCAAGACATGCTTCTTTCAGACATGCCACATGGTAACATAGCTTACCATCTGAGGAAACATAGGACAAACCCTGGACTTTGCCTGCTCTTTCCTTTCTTTGACATTTCAAGCATCTTGATTTGGTATTTTCGCGAAGTTCGATTAGTTCGTTGGAATCCGGAAGGGTAATGGTCAAAGAAAGGTTCGCGCAATGGGGATGTAAATCAATATCTCCATGGGAGCATTGGTACAAGAATCCTTGTATGTCCAAGGCACAAATGTTGCAAATTCTTGTTCCTAGTAATGGATTCTGTTGGTGGAATTGGAAGTcgcattttttgaaaaatttctgaGTCGGGGGACGTCGGTATTGAAGCCCAAATCCACATTCGTCATGAAGTATGTAATTGCAATTCTTGTTGGGACATTGGTAGCGAAGTCCAAATCCTAGCTCTTTGCACCCACCACAAATGAAAGGAACTTCACTCCTTTCCAACTTAAGCTTATGCTCTGGGTGACCATCTTTATCATGTATCTCTAGCAATCCTGCCATCTCTCCAAATTGGCTTTTCTGCAAACacaaatattgaattgaattgaatcatcaaccaattcaaacaAATACATGCAACTAAGGTTACTTTCatacaaaattttgttttattcgtAATTTGAAAGTATAGATACATCCCAACTCATTgtcacttcaattaaattacttatttttatgaatattcaCAATAACATTcattgaattttagtgatggGTAACAAAACAGATCAAAGAActaagataatttaaaaaaaacattattagaatttaaaatctaaagaccaaagattaaatcaaaaccacataaaaagaaatatatgcaATTATTCATTCCGTGAACAACGCTAGATGGTTAAAAGAAAACCAAGACTCGTATATAGAAAAAAACCCTTAGAAATTCTATTGttataaaaactaatatatttataaaagaaaaaaaactgctTCCACAATTATGCATTAATTATAGCTAATATAAAAGGAACAACCTTGAATGAACGTAGGAACCAAGCTGGTTAATAAATTCTTTGAATGCTTTAATATGCTGGAATGGAAAGAGCCATGTGAAGTTATGTATTTATAGAACAAATAGCTCCCGAATGCTCCTTCATTGGTTACTTCTTCCACACGTCtagatcaatttatttttaattttgacttttattaccattactattattatttgacaATCACGCTTAGTTTTATAACAAAACTGAGGCCTAAGTTGATAGTATCGGTTACTAATTTATTGGATTTTGCAATACTTGATGGTGATTATAATTAGTATTTGTAGCTTCAAagaaattattactatttatattgatacGTCACAAATATGTAGGAAcgtaatattattaaatagaaGCTTCTTGTGTTGACCCATGtctgatttttgttttctacGTACAAACGATGGAGAAAGATACCAACAAGGTTCAGGTTAAATTGTGTTCAAATcttattagtttaaattttttttagactatgataaatgatatgaaatttcaaCTCAACAatctcattttaaaatttttattaagttttcaaaTACAGATatactttttctttctctttagaGTTAATATATACGGAGGTACTGaaacttaataatttatatttacttggtttttttttggaattaacTGATATCTGACTAACACCGTTAAAATACGTTGATGTGACATTGATGACCAATATCACGGTGACACGTGACATCATCACATTTTGACAtgtgacaaaaaatttaaaaatattttacatatttataaaaaaatatatttttatttttttgtcaagtGTCAAAATATGAGATTGCCATATGTCACCATGCTATTGGTAATTAGTGCCATGTCAACATCACGTTAGCATATTCTAACAATGTTAGATAGGTACCTAAAAAGTACCAAGTTGGTTTACTATTTCCAAGTTTAGGTATCAGTTAAGTCCAAAAAGAGTTTAGGTCTCAAGTTGGTataaatttgaatcaatttaagtACCTCCATATATATTAACCCTTTTCATTAACaataaagtaatatattttaattatgcttaacaattcgaataacaataaaaaaattaattacactaattaaaaatacattatttagaaaattaggtaaaaattaaatgtataatatCATATGCAACGCATATGGCTTTAGAAAacaatttgtatttaaaatggTAAGCTTAAAACCAACAAATATTGGGTGCAATGGTAACTGGTAAGGCGGATTATACTCCCAAGGAGAGAACAAAGGTTCAAGGGTGGAGCTAGAGGCTGCCAAGGCTCCGCtcttctaaaatagaaaattttccttttaactcctttataatttataaaattttaagttagtacataataaaattgtatatttccctccaaatttttttttgatttaatcctttaaaaattataaagatatagactataaatatggtaaaattatatttttgctatcataaaaatatataatttaattttgtgtcccaaaaaatatttttttggcttCGTCCCTACGCAAGTTCGAATCTTGGAGATGACATTATTAGAAGGGATAATCTTGAATGCTGAACATGAACATTAAAATGAAGATAAATTAAACTAAGAAttgttaattaataataatagaatcCGATCAAGTCAAATTCGCACCTTAAAACTTATCAAGGACTTTGATTACAAATATAACCtgaatgatattttattatccaTGATCAAGAGAAATGAACAACTAAATGTTGCATTTTTTGCCTGTCATTTTCTTAGTTCTAAACTTAGCACCATGCAAGTTACGAGTTCAGATATATCTCGACAAcaacaacataataataaaggttagttagataatattttattcttcaatttgtatatatactccatttatttttactttgttattctagatccatttatttttctgttgATATAATCCATGTATGCAATTACGTCCTATTTCCCTTCAAACTTGTCATTCCGATAATatctaattataattttcattattttcccaACTTAAATTTGAGGGTCCATGTTTCTGCTCATCTAATCAACTCCCAACATGTTCTATTTGCATCTTTGTATAGGTCAAACTTGTTGGATTGAATTGAggttcgatttttttaaaataaatattccgAGCATGAGCTTGGGCCTAGCTAAACCCAGGTTAAAAGcccattttaatattttaaaattaaaattaaatagaaatatattaaaattgattaatatttaggtctattttaaagataaaattattatctaaatttaCTTTGAGTTGACTCATGGATGGATCTACgtctatgtatttttttaattctataaatagCTCTAACATTTTTAAGatgttaatttagttttaatttataattaaaaataaaattaaattaaaattattaacaatatAATGTAATCCAACCCGATAGGGTCAAATTCACATCTGAAAAACTTTTCTTGGACTTTGATCAACAATTTGattagtataaatttttttttatttctcaatgtATCTATTAGAGTGAGCTCAGTAACTAATTCTCCGTATTTTATAGGCTTATTAAGAGGGTAGATGCTGGCCACAAGTTTTCAAGCTGTTCCATACTCAGAGTGAGGACCGAACCCTTGACCACTGGTTAAGATAGGAGAAATATTTACTATCTTAGTTAACTCCcgtgatttaattactataatttttaacccatgatcaagagaaaaaaaaaagtcaatattgcattttctttttctgttttcctaattctaattattattattgttgtagaTAGCACCATGCAAgtttagagttctagtatattAGATATCTCCATAACgatataattttaacaaattaattgttagataaatTCAATGTTTAAACAcgtgtttaataatattaaatacgaGAATGTTGCTACTCCATtcgtaaattaaataaattttaaaagaaaatctagtattataaaatatgaatattaatagtaaaatttaaatccagGTCGGATTAGCCCTAAATCAAAAACATCATGTCGTAGTCCAGGGCCAACAACAGCTCTAGATATAAAATATCAGCTTCACTTCAGGCATGTATGTATAGTTCAATTTTGTATTGTTTTCTATCTTGTTCATGATAATTATCtaatacataatttttcaaagaacatgatataacatatataactattaaacTTATATTACCAGTCAAATTACGAGTCGTTTTCCCATTAAAATTAACTGTAGTTGGTAAACGCTGTTATCATGTATAGGCCATGACAATGAGAAATAATGAAGAGAAACTTGCTGTAAATTTCCCAAGAAAtcgaaaaggaaagaaaaaaaataacaatatgaTCAATCTTATTAGAATTGTTTAATTGGATGATATATTAACGAACCTGCTAGGAAATTGGACCTGCGTAAAAGGACTTCTCCATTAAAAAAAGTTAGTGaattttctgggtttttttcttttcttccataAATACATAACTTCCCGGGGCTCATTTTATCTCCCTCATCTTAAATCCTAGGTTCAATGAGTAtttctagtttttcttttcttgagtatgatttttttttttgctttaaataAGTATAGGCAGTAGAACATACAGTATTAGTTGCATATATCTttctaagtatatatatatatatatatatatatatatatatatatatatatgtgtgtgtgtacaTATAAATGATTGATGGGTGttgaaaccaccaaatataaattcttacgacaaaataacaataattagcAATATAGAGCAGTAGGGTCGAATCCATAGGGATTGGCTATCTAATTTCGCCTTTTTCCTTTACCAGAATCGTTGTCGCGGTCACAGTTGTGCCCACCACCTGTGTGTagaaatcttaaaaataaaaataaaaatggggggtttaaattgattaaaataataaatgaagaaaatacgaaaagtaaaatataacatattcaaaaatgaaaaaaaaattaagaaaataaaataaatggataaataaaatattttttaagcttaGCCTTAGCCTCAGTATACTCCAATCTTGAATCGATCCTTGAAATAGATCTTCCCTTCCAAGCAATAAGTTGGTTATAGCTACCAAGAATGTCCCTACCGCCAATTTTTCCTTATGTAGTCGATCCCGATACGACCTGCAAACCGACTCTTGCCAAATTTCTAACTGCGATACACGTGTTCGTAATTTAAGATTTCAACAGCCTTGCAATCTGAAAAGCCCAACTCAAATCAACAACCTCAACTATGTGTGTTAAGGAATGAAAGTTGTTATGACAGTTAGTAGTTAGGTAGTTAGAGCTTGGTAGTTAAGGTAGTTATAGTTAGTTATCTGTTAATACATTGTGTTATAAATACTATGGTTTGTACTCTGCatacaattaataatattcaatCAGTTTTGTTCATTTAACTTGGTTCTATGATTCTCATTATGGTATCTGAgccttaaagtttttttttagtcttttttgTGTTTCTGCCATGGCGACAAAAGCGATTTCTGCCAATGATAATGACAATCATCAATCAATTAACATGGCTACACCTGTAGCTGGTTCTTCTCCCGATCCTGGTTGTGATTCCTTGAGAAAGATTCAACAATTTCCTAAACATGATGCAGTGAAACTGGGTGAGCACAACTTTCTTTTGTGGAAACAATAGGTTTTGCTAATTCTTGAGGGGTATGGGTTGCATGAATTTGTTCTTGGGACTATTAATGTTTCTCTACAGTCTATCGTTGACAGAGGTGACAACCTTGTTGCTAACCCTGATTTCTTATTTCATAAGCAACAAGATAAGTTGTTAGCTTCTTGGTTATTATCCACTATTTGTGATGACATATTGATGCATCTTACTAGTGCTCGATCGAGTTTTGATGTGTGGAACACAGTTGTTCAGCGGTTTGCTACCAAATCCACTATGGCAGTTTCTACTCTGAGGCATTCTTTGTATTCTCAAAAGAAGGGGCAGTTAACTATTAAAGAATACTTGGCCAAAATTAAAGGTTTGTGTGATACCTTAATGGCTACAGGCAATACTATTACTGAGCAGGAACAAATTAGCATCATTCTTGCTGGTTTGTCAGTGGAGTATGAGTCAATCCGAGTTGTGGCTTCAGCAATGAGTGTTCCTCTTGATTTTCTTGCTGAGATGCTTACTAATTGTGAAGCTCGACAACAAGAATGTGTTTCTAGTTCGCCCTTGCAGGCTAATATTGCTCAACAAAGTGGTACTGATGATAGGAGTACTGGGCAGTTTAACAGAGGATCTAGACCACCTTACAGGGGCGGTGGTTCTAGGGCATAACAAACCTCAATGCCAGCTGTGTGGTAGGATTGGTCACATGGTACAAAAGTGTTACTATTGATTTGATGAGTCTTTTGAAGGGGTTTCTAATTAGACAATGTAGGTGCATTCTCATCAGTTTCAAGATTCTATAACTTTCTCGTGTAAAGGTTCTCATTGTTGTTCCCAAAGGAACATCGTGCAGAGTCCTAGTTTGCAAGCTAATGCTGTCTCCACAAAAGGACAGTTTCCCACAGGTTCCTTGGACACAAAAGTGTGGTATCTGGACTTGGGAGCATCCAACCATGTTACCAATGACCTCGATAACTTGCAGGAGGTAGCACAATATATAGGTAACAACATGCTTTTCATGGAAATGGTGTGTTTGTACCAGTGGCTCATATTGGCTCCTCCTTCTTTGCAAGCTCAAACAGagtttttcatttgaaaaatatgttgCATGTTTCACGAATCTGCAAAAACTTAATGTCTGTTGCACAATTTGCTAATGATAAccaagtttatttttaatttcatcctttCCATTACTTTGTGAAGGATATCAAGACAGGGACCATCTTGTTGGTGGATCGCATTCATGATGGCTTGTACCAGTTCGATCTGTCAGGCactcaaaattttaacacttttttaaattttccagCTACTGTTCACACCACTCATCTGGGGTCTCCTGTTTCTAGTAGTTCGACCTTTGATCTGTGTGGCATAAACGCCTTGGTCACCATTGTAAAAAAACTGTCACTACAATTCTTTTAAAGTGTAATGTTGTTTCAAAGAGTTGTAGGTTGAATTCGGTTTGTTCAGCGTGTGAACTTGGAAAGTTTCATAAGCTTCTATTTTCTCCCTCTACTACTGTTTATTCAACTCTTTATACTCATTATTTCTGATCTGTGGGGTCCTACTCCTGTGGCATCTAAGGGCAATCTTTATTATGTCTCCTTTGTTGATGCATATTCTAGGTACACTTAGATATATCTTATAAAGTGCAAGTCTGAGGCCTTggacaatttttttcttttacagaAATTTGTTGAAGTTCAGTTTGGATGTCAAATAAAGGTTCTTCAAACTGATTAGGGTGGagaatttcattattttccaaAGGTACTTTCTCAATTGGGGGTTTATCATCGACTCTCTTGTCCTCATACCTCTGAACAAAATGGCTTGGTGGAGAGGAAACATAGACATATAGTTGATACTAGTCTGACATTGCTGACTCAGGCTAGTATGCCTATGCATTTTTGGGCTCATGCTTTCATCAATGTAGCTTATCTTATCAACAGACTTCCCACACATGTTCTCACTGGCAAGTCACCTTATGAAGTGTTGCATAAGACTGTTCCTAACTATATGCATTTAAAGGTGTTTGGTTGTAGGTGTTATCCATATCTTAGACCCTTTAATACTCATAAGCTACAATATTGGTCCAAGCCTTGTGTGTTCCTTGGCTACAGTCCTGTTCACAAAGGATACAAATGTCTTGGTGATACCAGTAGGATCTTTGTCTCTAGGCATGTGGTGTTTGATGAAGCCTATTTTCCTTTTGCTAGTTCTACTAGTTCAGGCGGTGGTTCTGTCAGTTTTTGGCCTTAGCCTCGGTTCCAGTATCAGTAATCTCAAGTTCCAGTTGTGGTATCTTTTTTGGACCGATATAGATTTGGTGCTCCAAATATGCCTATTACTTCAGCCGAGCGAATTTCAGGAGCTGTGTCAAGATTTGCTACTCCAGCTTTTGGTCATCCTCCCTTGGAGTCTATTCAATTCAGATTAAGGCAAGATGATAGCCTCTCACCAGGGAATAAAGCTCGCAGTAGTTATTTTGCTCATACTCCAACCCCATCTCCTCCTAATGTAATTCCTCCAATACCTTTGAGTCTGGCTTCTGATGGTAGTCTGGTTGTTGGGGAACTTCAAGATCCTTCATCAGGTTTTCCTATCAACTCTCATCTTATGCAAACCAGGTCAAAAAAAATGGTATTTTTAAGCCCAAGGTATTCTCTGCTGAGTTAAGTGAGATTGAGCCTGTCACAATTGAATAAGCTTTTAGTAGAAAAGAGTGCACACTAGTAGCTCAGCAAGAGTATGATGCTCTGCTAAAAATTAACACATGGGATTTAGTTCCTTTACCTGCAAACAGGAGAGCTGTAGGATGTAAGTGGGTGTTCAAACTCAAATGCCACTCAGATGGCACTATTGCTTGCTACAAGGGTCACTTGGTAGTTAAGGGTTATCTTCAGAAGGCAGGTATTGATTTTCAAGAAACTTTTAGTCCAGTCATAAAACCAACAACAATTCGAGTTGCTTTGACATTGGCTGTCAAGTTTGGCTGGTAGCTAAGGTAGGTGGATATCAACAACGCCTTCCTCAATGGTGACTTGTTTGAGGAAATTTATATGGTTCAACCTCCTGGCTTTGAACAGAACCATGGTGACTGATCGTTGGTGTGCAGGTTGAAGAAAGCACTGTATGGTCTTAAATAGGCTCCCAGATCCTAGTTCTCCAAGCTACGAGATTTCTTACTCACTTCACAGTTTGTTTTGGCTAAGTCAGATGGTTCTCTTTTTGTTAGGAAAACTGAGGGGGTGCTTTTGTATGTTCTAGTGTATGTAGATGACACAATTGTCACTGAAAATCATCAAGGTAGCATAGATAGCTTTGTTTCAACCTTGGATACTCAGTTTTCCTTGAAGGATTTGGGGCCTCTTAGTTACTTCCTTGGTATTGATAAGCCAGCACAAATACGTTCTTGATCTTCTAAGAAAGGCTCGAATGGATCAGGTAAATAGATCTCCTACACCCATGATCACTTCATCAAACTTGTCGCAGCATGTTGGCTGTGCGTTTGAGAATGAGTCCGAGTATAGAAGCATTGTAGGAGCTCTGCAGTATGTGGTCATCACCAGACTAGATATTACCTTTGCTGTCAATAAAGTGTGTCAGTTCATGCATAGGCTTCTTGACCAGCATTTCAAGGCTGTAAAATGCATTCTCATGTATCTTCAAAGTACCATGGACTATGATATTCACTTTACTACAGCTGCCAACTTGGATTTGGTTGGTTATTCGGATGCAAATTGCGGAACTGATGTTGATGATAGGAGGTCTACTATAGGGTTTTGTGTGTTCCTTGGGGGTAATCCTGTAGCTTGGGGATCGAAGAAGCAACAAATTCTCTAAGTCAATAGCAGAAGCT
This genomic window from Gossypium raimondii isolate GPD5lz chromosome 10, ASM2569854v1, whole genome shotgun sequence contains:
- the LOC105775090 gene encoding uncharacterized protein LOC105775090; the encoded protein is MAGLLEIHDKDGHPEHKLKLERSEVPFICGGCKELGFGLRYQCPNKNCNYILHDECGFGLQYRRPPTQKFFKKCDFQFHQQNPLLGTRICNICALDIQGFLYQCSHGDIDLHPHCANLSLTITLPDSNELIELRENTKSRCLKCQRKERAGKVQGLSYVSSDGKLCYHVACLKEACLDNWKRGYFQLDVLAIEENKILALQNLAPNQVVRPSEGQSSNAMKGIKLLITFLKLVVSAILGEPFTLVSTLFQISQN
- the LOC128034021 gene encoding secreted RxLR effector protein 161-like, producing the protein MDQVNRSPTPMITSSNLSQHVGCAFENESEYRSIVGALQYVVITRLDITFAVNKVCQFMHRLLDQHFKAVKCILMYLQSTMDYDIHFTTAANLDLVGYSDANCGTDVDDRRSTIGFCVFLGGNPVAWGSKKQQIL